From a single Carassius gibelio isolate Cgi1373 ecotype wild population from Czech Republic chromosome A18, carGib1.2-hapl.c, whole genome shotgun sequence genomic region:
- the LOC127934547 gene encoding SH3KBP1-binding protein 1: MARIGDIIHLNVGGKRFSTSRQTLTWVPDSFFSSLLSGRISTLKDETGAIFIDRDPTLFAPILNFLRTKELHPRSIEVHLLMHEAEFYGITPLVRKLQLCDELDRSSCGNVLFNGYLPPAVYPVKRRNRHSVAGPQFMGGRAGPVERAPVRRSNTMPPNLGNAGILSKAALEEKVTGPVSDPGMVRIVCGHHNWIAVAYAQFVVCYRVKESTGWQQVFTSPRLDWVIDRVALNAKVMGGSLGDNDKMVAVASGTEIILWAICPDGNGSEIGVFSLNVPVEALFFVGNQLIATSHTGKVGVWNAVTKHWQNQDVVPINSYDTAGSFLILGCNNGSIYYIDVQKFPLRMKDNDLLVTELYRDPTEDAITALSVYLTPKTSDSGNWIEIAYGTSSGTVRVIVQHPETVGSGPQLFQTFSVHRSPVTKIMLSEKHLISVCADNNHVRTWTVTRFRGMISTQPGSTPLTSFKILSLDDIDGHGGCSAGTEIGPYGERDEQQVFIQRVVPDTDKLYVRLSSNGKRVCEVRSVDGTSITAFVVHECEGSSRIGSRPRRYLFSGHSNGSIQTWDLTTAMEIAGKVDIKALGGPTEEELLELLDQCDLALTRTPDMSPAASLTHSSRNSMCSLQSQFSESARAAGGFRGPVSLTGSLPRQAPLVPLSKPQLGLSQASLVSGSSREKDLASIRRGSFVERCQERAKSSDTAGLDAGRRSLAVCSELEARLGLRMQPAFSALTPSSSPSSSSMRRPALSPAPSPLSPARSQTPVSPRRPLTSPTSESPSNQNVPEQESPASSSSTSPKPHMNETSF, translated from the exons ATGGCGAGGATCGGTGACATCATTCATCTTAACGTCGGGGGCAAAAG GTTCAGTACCTCCAGACAGACTCTGACATGGGTTCCTGACTCGTTTTTCTCCAG TTTATTAAGTGGACGGATATCAACTCTTAAAGATGAGACTGGAGCG ATCTTCATTGACAGAGATCCGACTCTGTTTGCTCCTATTCTCAACTTTCTGCGCACTAAAGAGCTTCACCCCAG GTCAATAGAAGTGCATTTATTAATGCACGAGGCCGAGTTCTACGGGATCACGCCGCTGG TGAGAAAGCTGCAGCTGTGTGATGAGTTGGATCGCTCCTCCTGCGGGAACGTGTTGTTCAACGGCTATCTGCCTCCAGCAG tgtatCCGGTGAAGCGCAGGAACAGACACAGTGTGGCAGGACCCCAGTTCATGGGGGGCCGTGCGGGGCCCGTGGAAAGGGCCCCTGTGAGGAGGAGTAACACAATGCCTCCGAACCTGGGCAACGCCGGCATACTGAGCAAAGCTGCTCTGGAGGAGAAAGTGACGG GGCCGGTCTCTGACCCAGGTATGGTCAGAATCGTGTGTGGTCATCATAACTGGATTGCTGTGGCATATGCTCAGTTTGTGGTGTGTTACAG GGTTAAAGAGTCGACTGGGTGGCAGCAGGTGTTCACCAGTCCTCGGCTGGACTGGGTGATTGACCGAGTGGCTCTTAATGCCAAAGTCATGGGGGGATCCCTGGGGGACAATGATAAGATGGTTGCTGTTGCATCAGGAACAGAAATCATTCTGTGGGCGATCTGTCCTGATGGAAACGGCAGTGAAATTG GTGTGTTCAGTCTGAATGTGCCGGTGGAGGCTCTGTTCTTCGTGGGAAATCAGCTCATCGCCACCAGCCACACGGGGAAAGTGGGAGTGTGGAACGCCGTCACCAAACACTGGCAG AACCAGGATGTGGTTCCCATCAACAGCTATGACACAGCCGGATCCTTCCTTATTTTGGGATGTAATAATGGATCTATTTACTACATAG ACGTCCAGAAGTTTCCTCTGAGGATGAAGGATAACGATCTGCTGGTGACCGAGCTGTATCGAGATCCCACCGAAGACGCCATTACTGCTCTGAGTGTCTACCTGACGCCCAAAACAA GTGACAGTGGGAACTGGATCGAGATCGCGTATGGCACTAGTTCAGGCACGGTGCGTGTGATCGTGCAGCATCCGGAGACGGTGGGATCCGGTCCACAGCTCTTCCAGACCTTCTCCGTCCACCGCAgccctgtcaccaagatcatgcTGTCTGAGAAACACCTCATCTCTG TGTGTGCAGACAACAATCACGTGCGCACGTGGACGGTGACACGCTTCCGAGGCATGATCTCCACTCAGCCTGGCTCCACCCCCCTCACGTCCTTCAAGATCCTCTCACTGGACGATATCGACGGCCACGGAGGCTGCTCTGCTGGCACTGAGATCG GTCCGTATGGAGAGCGTGACGAGCAGCAGGTGTTCATCCAGAGAGTGGTCCCCGACACGGATAAACTCTACGTGAGGCTCTCCTCCAACGGGAAGAG GGTGTGTGAGGTGCGTTCGGTCGATGGGACGTCCATCACAGCGTTCGTGGTGCACGAGTGTGAGGGATCCAGCCGCATCGGCTCCAGGCCGCGCCGGTACCTCTTCAGTGGACACAGTAACGGCAGCATCCAGACCTGGGACCTCACCACAGCCATGGAGATCGCAGGGAAGGTGGACATCAAAG ctcTCGGTGGTCCCACTGAAGAAGAGCTGCTGGAGCTTCTGGACCAGTGTGATCTGGCTCTGACCCGAACACCAGACATGAGTCCCGCCGCGtctctcacacactcctcacgCAACTCCATGTGCAG TCTTCAGTCTCAGTTCAGTGAAAGCGCTCGAGCTGCCGGGGGTTTTCGGGGTCCGGTGTCTCTGACCGGTAGCTTGCCCCGTCAGGCCCCGCTGGTCCCCCTCAGTAAACCCCAGCTGGGCCTCAGCCAGGCGTCTCTGGTCAGCGGCAGCAGCCGAGAGAAGGACCTGGCATCCATCCGCAGAGGCAGCTTCGTGGAGCGCTGTCAGGAGAGAGCCAAGAGCTCGGACACGGCCGGCCTGGACGCGGGGAGGCGGAGTCTAGCGGTGTGCAGTGAGCTCGAAGCGAGGCTCGGTCTCAGAATGCAACCGGCCTTCTCTGCCCTGACACCTTCATCATCACCTTCATCATCATCCATGAGAAGACCAGCACTGAGTCCTGCTCCTTCACCGCTCAGTCCAGCCAGATCACAAACACCCGTGTCTCCAAGACGACCTCTGACCTCTCCGACCAGTGAGAGCCCGTCCAATCAGAATGTTCCTGAGCAAGAAAGCCCCGCCTCTTCCTCATCGACCAGCCCCAAACCTCACATGAATGAAACCAGCTTctga